The Cystobacter ferrugineus genome contains the following window.
ATGTCCTTGTGGTCGAACTCGAAGTCGATCCACGAGCCGCGGTACGGGATGATGCGGGCGTTGTAGAGCAGCTTGCCGGACGAGTGGCTCTTGCCCTTGTCGTGGTCGAAGAAGGCACCCGGGCTGCGGTGGAGCTGGCTGACGACCACGCGCTCGGTGCCGTTGATGATGAAGGTGCCGTTCTGGGTCATCAGCGGGATTTCGCCGAAATAGACCTCCTGCTCCTTCACGTCGCGGATGGACTGGGCGCCGGTCTCCTCGTCCTTGTCCCAGACGACCAGGCGCACGACGACCTTGATGGGCGCCGAGTAGGTCATGCCACGCTGGTGGCACTCATCCACGTCGTACTTGGGCTTCTCGAGGTGATAGCTGACGAACTCCAGCGAAGACGTCTCATTGAAGTCGCGAATCGGGAAGACCGACTTGAAAACTCCCTGCAGTCCGAGGTCCTCACGCTTCTCGGGCGGAATATCCGCCTGGAGGAACTTCTCGTAGGACTGCTTCTGGATGTTGATGAGATTGGGAATGTCGATGGTCTTCGCGATCTTCGCGAAGGTCTTCCGCACGCGGAAGTTGTTCTGGATCTGCGTCGGCATTCAAACTCCGGGGCGAGCAAGCTCGGGCGGGACGAGCTTGGATAACGCGCAGCGGCAGCGGGAAATTTAGAGATACGGAAAGGGCAAAGCCGGCGCACCCTTTCCGGGCACGCCGGCCTGCTCAACCGGTCAGGAGGCGCCGGGAATTTCCCGAAACCCGACGCCTGCCCGAGAACGAACTACTTGATCTCGACAGTGGCACCAGCGGCAACGAGCTGGTCCTTGATCTTCTTGGCGTCGTCCTTGTTGACGCCCTCCTTGACGGTCTTGGGAGCGCCCTCGACCAGGTCCTTGGCCTCCTTCAGGCCCAGGCCGGTGATCGCGCGGATCTCCTTGATGACGTTGATCTTGTTCGCGCCGGCGTTGGCCAGCACGACGTTGAACTCCGTCTTCTCCTCGACGGGAGCGGCGGCGGCGGCGCCAGCACCGGCGGGGCCAGCGGCCACGGCCACGGCGGCGGCGGAAACGCCCCACTTCTCCTCGAGCTTCTTCACGAGCTCAGCGGCCTCCATGACCGTCAGGGAGGAGAGCTGGTCGATGATCGTGTTCAGGTCAGCCATGTGAATGTCCTTCTTTCAACTTGTGACGGCCCGTCTTCCTTCCGGAACGAGCGGACCAGAGGGGTGCGGTGGGTTTGTTACTGGAATCGGTTACTTGGGCTGCTGCTTGTCCACGTTCGCCTGGAGCACGCGGGCCAGCTGGGAGCCAGGGGCCGC
Protein-coding sequences here:
- the rplL gene encoding 50S ribosomal protein L7/L12, giving the protein MADLNTIIDQLSSLTVMEAAELVKKLEEKWGVSAAAVAVAAGPAGAGAAAAAPVEEKTEFNVVLANAGANKINVIKEIRAITGLGLKEAKDLVEGAPKTVKEGVNKDDAKKIKDQLVAAGATVEIK